A genomic region of Raphanus sativus cultivar WK10039 chromosome 6, ASM80110v3, whole genome shotgun sequence contains the following coding sequences:
- the LOC108806448 gene encoding uncharacterized protein LOC108806448 isoform X1 gives MASSRVFLDCDVQATQDYLTWLGSNLDIANSVNAEIVTKTETVIIGELFSYIKQERAKLMSLTIQVHYEELRYLLYSILQILQVAWFECTATIVHGSAWYYVACGGCHTKATKGPTSLMCKKCGKAEVAGVPQYLTKLSVYGNNYQAVFVLLGDVGVELTGKQAAELVKIYFEANESIGDDHLVPVPQALIDFIERLASSL, from the exons ATGGCATCATCTCGGGTTTTTCTGGACTGCGATGTTCAAGCAACCCAGGATTATCTGACTTG GCTGGGTTCAAACTTGGATATTGCTAACAGTGTTAACGCAGAGATTGTTACCAAGACTGAGACAGTCATTATAGGGGAACTATTCTCCTACATCAAGCAGGAAAGAGCCAAGCTAATGAGCTTAACCATTCAAGTTCATTATGAAGAGCTTAGGTATTTATTATATTCCATTCTACAAATTTTGCAGGTTGCTTGGTTTGAGTGCACAGCCACTATTGTCCATGGTTCTGCATGGTATTACGTTGCTTGCGGTGGGTGCCATACTAAGGCAACCAAAGGGCCTACCTCACTTATGTGCAAGAAATGTGGAAAAGCTGAAGTTGCCGGTGTTCCACA GTACCTAACGAAGCTATCTGTCTATGGCAACAATTACCAAGCTGTTTTTGTGCTACTTGGCGATGTTGGGGTTGAGTTGACTGGGAAGCAAGCCGCAGAATTGGTAAAGATCTACTTTGAG GCGAATGAAAGCATAGGAGATGATCACTTAGTCCCAGTGCCTCAAGCTTTGATTGATTTCATTGAAAGACTCGCAAGTTCCTTGTGA
- the LOC108810355 gene encoding alpha-barbatene synthase-like: MEPERKVDHEIDFDFTKLPPSQWGDYLLTVTINDSDLDALAKKIEVLKPKVRDMLSLYSKDDDEETKRTVLFIHLLVSLGLAIHFENEIEHRLKVAFDNIEGLIADENDLYTISIMFRVFRTYGHNMSSDVFRRFKEDDGKFSRCLIEDFKGMLSFYEALHFRTTTDNILDEALSFTLSHLEPIAIGQLASPAHISRLIQKALHIPQRRNIEALVAREYISFYEQEENHNDTLLKLAKLNFKFLQLHYFKELQTITMWWRELDHTLNFPAKFRERTIENWLSALMMYFEPQFSLGRIMSVKLYLAITFLDDACDSYASVEEVMNLVDCIERWDPHYMGKLQVHMKTAFKLVMCVYKEYEDVLSSQGRLFVMEEMIEEFKIIVRENVQFVKWARGDCIPSFDEYIKSGGAEIGSYATISSTIMGLGEIAKKEDFKWLRSRPKVVQVLAAKARLMDDITDFEEDIAKGYTANALNYYIKQYGVTKDEAIKEFYKMITDINKIVNEECLKTSHISRRVLTQIINFGRLVDGLYTSDDVFNNREGMLKEYIKTLLVDPIHL; encoded by the exons atggaaccAGAAAGAAAAGTCGATCAtgaaattgattttgattttacaaaatTACCACCCTCTCAATGGGGTGACTACTTACTCACTGTGACCATCAATGACTCG GATCTTGATGCTCTTGCAAAAAAAATTGAGGTACTAAAGCCTAAAGTGAGGGACATGCTCAGTTTGTATTCCAAAGATGATGACGAGGAGACAAAGAGGACAGTTCTGTTTATCCATTTGCTAGTCAGTCTTGGTCTGGCTATTCATTTCGAGAATGAGATTGAACACAGATTGAAAGTTGCTTTCGACAACATAGAGGGCTTAATAGCGGATGAGAATGACCTGTACACGATTTCTATCATGTTCCGAGTTTTCAGAACATATGGTCACAACATGTCATCAG ATGTGTTCAGAAGATTCAAAGAAGATGATGGGAAATTCAGCAGATGTCTAATAGAGGATTTTAAAGGTATGCTAAGCTTTTATGAAGCACTGCACTTCAGAACAACAACGGATAATATCTTGGATGAAGCATTAAGCTTCACATTGAGCCACTTGGAGCCAATAGCTATAGGTCAATTAGCAAGTCCAGCACACATTTCAAGGCTTATACAAAAAGCGCTTCACATACCTCAACGCCGGAACATTGAAGCACTGGTTGCACGGgagtatatttcattttatgaaCAAGAAGAGAACCACAATGACACGCTACTCAAGCTAGCAAAGCTCAATTTCAAGTTCTTACAGCTTCATTACTTCAAAGAGCTACAAACAATCACAAT GTGGTGGAGAGAACTAGATCATACGCTGAATTTCCCGGCTAAATTCAGAGAAAGAACAATCGAGAATTGGTTATCGGCATTAATGATGTACTTTGAGCCCCAGTTTTCACTTGGGAGAATTATGTCGGTAAAGTTATACCTAGCAATCACATTTCTTGATGATGCCTGTGATTCATATGCTTCTgtggaagaagttatgaatctTGTTGATTGTATAGAAAG ATGGGATCCTCATTACATGGGGAAGCTTCAAGTTCACATGAAGACGGCCTTCAAATTGGTGATGTGCGTGTATAAAGAGTATGAAGATGTATTGAGCTCACAAGGAAGATTGTTTGTCATGGAGGAAATGATAGAAGAG TTCAAGATAATTGTGAGGGAAAACGTCCAATTTGTCAAATGGGCACGAGGAGATTGCATACCTAGCTTTGATGAGTACATAAAGTCTGGTGGAGCTGAAATTGGTTCGTATGCAACCATAAGTAGCACGATTATGGGACTTGGGGAGATTGCTAAGAAGGAAGATTTCAAGTGGCTAAGATCTAGACCAAAAGTCGTCCAAGTTCTAGCCGCAAAGGCTCGTCTCATGGATGACATTACCGACTTTGAG GAGGATATTGCTAAAGGTTACACTGCAAACGCACTcaactattatataaaacaatatggAGTTACCAAAGACGAAGCCATAAAAGAGTTTTATAAGATGATTACAGATATCAACAAGATCGTTAACGAGGAGTGCTTGAAGACTTCTCACATCTCTCGTCGAGTTCTTACCCAAATCATCAATTTCGGACGCTTAGTAGATGGTCTATATACGTCTGACGACGTCTTTAACAACCGCGAAGGCATGCTCAAGGAGTATATCAAAACTTTGCTCGTAGATCCAATACATCTTTAG
- the LOC108806448 gene encoding uncharacterized protein LOC108806448 isoform X2, which yields MASSRVFLDCDVQATQDYLTWLGSNLDIANSVNAEIVTKTETVIIGELFSYIKQVAWFECTATIVHGSAWYYVACGGCHTKATKGPTSLMCKKCGKAEVAGVPQYLTKLSVYGNNYQAVFVLLGDVGVELTGKQAAELVKIYFEANESIGDDHLVPVPQALIDFIERLASSL from the exons ATGGCATCATCTCGGGTTTTTCTGGACTGCGATGTTCAAGCAACCCAGGATTATCTGACTTG GCTGGGTTCAAACTTGGATATTGCTAACAGTGTTAACGCAGAGATTGTTACCAAGACTGAGACAGTCATTATAGGGGAACTATTCTCCTACATCAA GCAGGTTGCTTGGTTTGAGTGCACAGCCACTATTGTCCATGGTTCTGCATGGTATTACGTTGCTTGCGGTGGGTGCCATACTAAGGCAACCAAAGGGCCTACCTCACTTATGTGCAAGAAATGTGGAAAAGCTGAAGTTGCCGGTGTTCCACA GTACCTAACGAAGCTATCTGTCTATGGCAACAATTACCAAGCTGTTTTTGTGCTACTTGGCGATGTTGGGGTTGAGTTGACTGGGAAGCAAGCCGCAGAATTGGTAAAGATCTACTTTGAG GCGAATGAAAGCATAGGAGATGATCACTTAGTCCCAGTGCCTCAAGCTTTGATTGATTTCATTGAAAGACTCGCAAGTTCCTTGTGA